One window of the Takifugu rubripes chromosome 13, fTakRub1.2, whole genome shotgun sequence genome contains the following:
- the gramd2aa gene encoding GRAM domain-containing protein 2A isoform X1 — protein MKSASQLHPQRQGPGTFREAPLKPRPRPKTNRDAWPGAQQGGARRSQRCVCVFRARSMTEQQEQSEEPGLGSTQDLDPSKEDDGHFRFQMIEELSCEDVKKCYRGSTVSKYNSQFHKLFQCVPKDELLMKVYSCALLRDILLQGRLYISRNWLCFYANLFGKDIKVAIPVVSVRLVKKHKTAGLVPNGLAITTDTGQKYVFVSLLSRDSVYDILRRICTHLQVNGKSLSLKQFMEEPTLSLDEFPASDELVDEFPSVLKWRSKPAVVSMSASLPDLLGNSSSNLSSADKPVKPEQLLEERDLQTDRGLLSEPVAELGQMEYQLLRFFTLLIILLILSSCYLAFRVCSLEQQLSFLNPNLPLRER, from the exons ATGAAGTCGGCCTCGCAGCTGCACCCTCAACGCCAGGGTCCGGGAACCTTCCGCGAGGCGCCTTTGAAGCCGAGGCCGCGTCCGAAAACAAACAGGGACGCGTGGCCGGGCGCCCAGCAGGGAGGCGCCCGCCGCtcacagaggtgtgtttgtgtgttcagggcCAGGAGCATGAccgagcagcaggagcagagcgaggagccgGGCCTGGGCTCCACCCAGGACCTGGACCCCTCCAAGGAGGACGACGGACACTTCAg gtttcAGATGATCGAAGAGCTGTCCTGTGAAGATGTGAAGAAATGTTATCGCGGCTCG ACCGTCAGCAAGTACAACTCCCAGTTCCACAAACTGTTCCAGTGTGTCCCCAAGGACGAGCTCCTCATgaaag TGTACTCCTGTGCTCTCCTCAGAGACATCCTTCTGCAAGGCCGCCTCTACATTTCCAGGAACTGGTTGTGTTTCTATGCCAACCTCTTCGGCAAAGACATCAAG GTGGCCATCCCTGTCGTTTCTGTCAGGCTGGTGAAGAAGCACAAGACAGCCGGCCTGGTGCCCAACGGCTTGGCTATCACCACAGACACGGGCCAGAAG tATGTCTTTGTGTCCCTGCTATCGAGAGACAGCGTCTACGACATCCTGCGCAGGATCTGCACACAccttcag GTCAACGGGAAAAGTCTGAGCTTGAAGCAGTTCATGGAGGAGCCGACCTTGTCTTTG GACGAATTCCCGGCTTCAGACGAGTTGGTCGACGAGTTTCCATCAGTGTTGAAGTGGAGAAGCAAACCCGCGGTGGTGTCCATGTCCGCCTCGCTTCCTGACCTGCTGGGGAACTCCAGTAGCAATCTGAGCTCCGCAGACAAGCCGGTGAAACCAGAGCAGTTACTGGAAG AGAGAGATCTGCAAACAGACAGAGGTCTTTTATCAGAGCCTGTGGCAGAGCTGGGCCAGATGGAGTACCAGCTGCTCAGGTTCTTCACCCTGCT CATTATTCTCCTCATCTTGTCGTCATGCTACTTGGCCTTCCGGGTGTGCAgtttggagcagcagctgtcCTTCCTCAATCCCAATCTGCCTCTGAGAGAGAG GTAA
- the senp8 gene encoding sentrin-specific protease 8, with product MNPVVLSYRDSLLRSSDVSLLEGPHWLNDQVIGFAFEYFSAERFRVLGDAIVFISPEVTQFIKYASCHEELAVFLEPLGLSSRQWVFLPVNDNSNQTAGGSHWSLLVYHHHSNRFSHYDSQNGSNSLHACRIASKLEPFLGAGRKAVFVEEPCPSQQNSYDCGMYVICIAEALCEKARVEGFPCLPLQIITPAYITQKRAEFFRLVQSLAQTDHCCSLSYH from the coding sequence ATGAATCCTGTAGTATTGAGTTACCGGGATAGTCTGCTGCGGAGCTCTGATGTGTCCTTATTGGAGGGGCCACATTGGCTAAATGATCAAGTCATCGGTTTTGCTTTTGAGTACTTCAGTGCCGAGCGCTTCAGAGTCCTGGGAGATGCCATCGTCTTCATCAGCCCAGAGGTCACCCAGTTCATCAAATATGCCTCTTGCCACGAGGAGTTAGCCGTATTTCTGGAGCCACTGGGTCTTTCCTCTCGCCAATGGGTCTTCCTGCCCGTTAACGACAACTCCAACCAGACTGCTGGAGGGTCCCATTGGAGCCTCTTGGTCTACCATCACCACTCCAATCGTTTCTCCCACTATGACTCTCAAAATGGCAGCAATTCGCTGCACGCATGCCGCATCGCAAGCAAACTGGAGCCGTTCCTGGGTGCCGGAAGGAAAGCGGTGTTTGTGGAGGAGCCGTGCCCGTCGCAGCAGAACAGTTACGACTGCGGCATGTACGTGATCTGCATTGCAGAGGCCTTATGTGAGAAGGCCAGGGTGGAGGGCTTCCCGTGCCTCCCGCTTCAGATCATCACACCAGCCTACATCACCCAGAAGAGGGCTGAGTTCTTCAGACTGGTCCAGAGTCTAGCCCAGACTGACCACTGCTGCTCTTTGTCTTATCACTAG
- the gramd2aa gene encoding GRAM domain-containing protein 2A isoform X5, whose product MCVLQQPAPGPGCARVCVCVRSQRAEPGAELAPVGGEGGGGGRSRRGQRRRGGGGEPVHQGAAHDSALSLCTDRQQVQLPVPQTVPVCPQGRAPHERDILLQGRLYISRNWLCFYANLFGKDIKVAIPVVSVRLVKKHKTAGLVPNGLAITTDTGQKYVFVSLLSRDSVYDILRRICTHLQVNGKSLSLKQFMEEPTLSLDEFPASDELVDEFPSVLKWRSKPAVVSMSASLPDLLGNSSSNLSSADKPVKPEQLLEERDLQTDRGLLSEPVAELGQMEYQLLRFFTLLIILLILSSCYLAFRVCSLEQQLSFLNPNLPLRER is encoded by the exons a TGTGTGTCTTGCAGCAGCCTGCTCCAGGCCCTGGATgtgcgagagtgtgtgtgtgtgtacggagCCAACGTGCTGAGCCTGGTGCAGAGCTTGCGCCCGTTGGGGgagagggcggcggcggcgggcggaGCCGGCGCGGCCAGCGGCGCCGGGGCGGTGGAGGCGAGCCGGTCCACCAGGGAGCTGCTCATGACTCTGCCCTGTCCCTCTGCACAGACCGTCAGCAAGTACAACTCCCAGTTCCACAAACTGTTCCAGTGTGTCCCCAAGGACGAGCTCCTCATgaaag AGACATCCTTCTGCAAGGCCGCCTCTACATTTCCAGGAACTGGTTGTGTTTCTATGCCAACCTCTTCGGCAAAGACATCAAG GTGGCCATCCCTGTCGTTTCTGTCAGGCTGGTGAAGAAGCACAAGACAGCCGGCCTGGTGCCCAACGGCTTGGCTATCACCACAGACACGGGCCAGAAG tATGTCTTTGTGTCCCTGCTATCGAGAGACAGCGTCTACGACATCCTGCGCAGGATCTGCACACAccttcag GTCAACGGGAAAAGTCTGAGCTTGAAGCAGTTCATGGAGGAGCCGACCTTGTCTTTG GACGAATTCCCGGCTTCAGACGAGTTGGTCGACGAGTTTCCATCAGTGTTGAAGTGGAGAAGCAAACCCGCGGTGGTGTCCATGTCCGCCTCGCTTCCTGACCTGCTGGGGAACTCCAGTAGCAATCTGAGCTCCGCAGACAAGCCGGTGAAACCAGAGCAGTTACTGGAAG AGAGAGATCTGCAAACAGACAGAGGTCTTTTATCAGAGCCTGTGGCAGAGCTGGGCCAGATGGAGTACCAGCTGCTCAGGTTCTTCACCCTGCT CATTATTCTCCTCATCTTGTCGTCATGCTACTTGGCCTTCCGGGTGTGCAgtttggagcagcagctgtcCTTCCTCAATCCCAATCTGCCTCTGAGAGAGAG GTAA
- the gramd2aa gene encoding GRAM domain-containing protein 2A isoform X2, which yields MGCTIYAASPKALPADEAPGQDGPYQLRQYRPPHGTCSQRIAASRARARSMTEQQEQSEEPGLGSTQDLDPSKEDDGHFRFQMIEELSCEDVKKCYRGSTVSKYNSQFHKLFQCVPKDELLMKVYSCALLRDILLQGRLYISRNWLCFYANLFGKDIKVAIPVVSVRLVKKHKTAGLVPNGLAITTDTGQKYVFVSLLSRDSVYDILRRICTHLQVNGKSLSLKQFMEEPTLSLDEFPASDELVDEFPSVLKWRSKPAVVSMSASLPDLLGNSSSNLSSADKPVKPEQLLEERDLQTDRGLLSEPVAELGQMEYQLLRFFTLLIILLILSSCYLAFRVCSLEQQLSFLNPNLPLRER from the exons ATGGGATGCACTATCTACGCTGCCAGCCCTAAGGCTCTGCCCGCCGACGAGGCTCCCGGCCAGGACGGGCCCTACCAGCTCCGCCAGTATCGCCCCCCTCATGGTACCTGCAGTCAGAGGATAGCAGCCAGCAGAGCCAG ggcCAGGAGCATGAccgagcagcaggagcagagcgaggagccgGGCCTGGGCTCCACCCAGGACCTGGACCCCTCCAAGGAGGACGACGGACACTTCAg gtttcAGATGATCGAAGAGCTGTCCTGTGAAGATGTGAAGAAATGTTATCGCGGCTCG ACCGTCAGCAAGTACAACTCCCAGTTCCACAAACTGTTCCAGTGTGTCCCCAAGGACGAGCTCCTCATgaaag TGTACTCCTGTGCTCTCCTCAGAGACATCCTTCTGCAAGGCCGCCTCTACATTTCCAGGAACTGGTTGTGTTTCTATGCCAACCTCTTCGGCAAAGACATCAAG GTGGCCATCCCTGTCGTTTCTGTCAGGCTGGTGAAGAAGCACAAGACAGCCGGCCTGGTGCCCAACGGCTTGGCTATCACCACAGACACGGGCCAGAAG tATGTCTTTGTGTCCCTGCTATCGAGAGACAGCGTCTACGACATCCTGCGCAGGATCTGCACACAccttcag GTCAACGGGAAAAGTCTGAGCTTGAAGCAGTTCATGGAGGAGCCGACCTTGTCTTTG GACGAATTCCCGGCTTCAGACGAGTTGGTCGACGAGTTTCCATCAGTGTTGAAGTGGAGAAGCAAACCCGCGGTGGTGTCCATGTCCGCCTCGCTTCCTGACCTGCTGGGGAACTCCAGTAGCAATCTGAGCTCCGCAGACAAGCCGGTGAAACCAGAGCAGTTACTGGAAG AGAGAGATCTGCAAACAGACAGAGGTCTTTTATCAGAGCCTGTGGCAGAGCTGGGCCAGATGGAGTACCAGCTGCTCAGGTTCTTCACCCTGCT CATTATTCTCCTCATCTTGTCGTCATGCTACTTGGCCTTCCGGGTGTGCAgtttggagcagcagctgtcCTTCCTCAATCCCAATCTGCCTCTGAGAGAGAG GTAA
- the gramd2aa gene encoding GRAM domain-containing protein 2A isoform X6 — MTEQQEQSEEPGLGSTQDLDPSKEDDGHFRFQMIEELSCEDVKKCYRGSTVSKYNSQFHKLFQCVPKDELLMKVYSCALLRDILLQGRLYISRNWLCFYANLFGKDIKVAIPVVSVRLVKKHKTAGLVPNGLAITTDTGQKYVFVSLLSRDSVYDILRRICTHLQVNGKSLSLKQFMEEPTLSLDEFPASDELVDEFPSVLKWRSKPAVVSMSASLPDLLGNSSSNLSSADKPVKPEQLLEERDLQTDRGLLSEPVAELGQMEYQLLRFFTLLIILLILSSCYLAFRVCSLEQQLSFLNPNLPLRER; from the exons ATGAccgagcagcaggagcagagcgaggagccgGGCCTGGGCTCCACCCAGGACCTGGACCCCTCCAAGGAGGACGACGGACACTTCAg gtttcAGATGATCGAAGAGCTGTCCTGTGAAGATGTGAAGAAATGTTATCGCGGCTCG ACCGTCAGCAAGTACAACTCCCAGTTCCACAAACTGTTCCAGTGTGTCCCCAAGGACGAGCTCCTCATgaaag TGTACTCCTGTGCTCTCCTCAGAGACATCCTTCTGCAAGGCCGCCTCTACATTTCCAGGAACTGGTTGTGTTTCTATGCCAACCTCTTCGGCAAAGACATCAAG GTGGCCATCCCTGTCGTTTCTGTCAGGCTGGTGAAGAAGCACAAGACAGCCGGCCTGGTGCCCAACGGCTTGGCTATCACCACAGACACGGGCCAGAAG tATGTCTTTGTGTCCCTGCTATCGAGAGACAGCGTCTACGACATCCTGCGCAGGATCTGCACACAccttcag GTCAACGGGAAAAGTCTGAGCTTGAAGCAGTTCATGGAGGAGCCGACCTTGTCTTTG GACGAATTCCCGGCTTCAGACGAGTTGGTCGACGAGTTTCCATCAGTGTTGAAGTGGAGAAGCAAACCCGCGGTGGTGTCCATGTCCGCCTCGCTTCCTGACCTGCTGGGGAACTCCAGTAGCAATCTGAGCTCCGCAGACAAGCCGGTGAAACCAGAGCAGTTACTGGAAG AGAGAGATCTGCAAACAGACAGAGGTCTTTTATCAGAGCCTGTGGCAGAGCTGGGCCAGATGGAGTACCAGCTGCTCAGGTTCTTCACCCTGCT CATTATTCTCCTCATCTTGTCGTCATGCTACTTGGCCTTCCGGGTGTGCAgtttggagcagcagctgtcCTTCCTCAATCCCAATCTGCCTCTGAGAGAGAG GTAA
- the gramd2aa gene encoding GRAM domain-containing protein 2A isoform X3, translated as MESQRQRRKRLQCVSCSSLLQALDVRECVCVYGANVLSLVQSLRPLGERAAAAGGAGAASGAGAVEASRSTRELLMTLPCPSAQTVSKYNSQFHKLFQCVPKDELLMKVYSCALLRDILLQGRLYISRNWLCFYANLFGKDIKVAIPVVSVRLVKKHKTAGLVPNGLAITTDTGQKYVFVSLLSRDSVYDILRRICTHLQVNGKSLSLKQFMEEPTLSLDEFPASDELVDEFPSVLKWRSKPAVVSMSASLPDLLGNSSSNLSSADKPVKPEQLLEERDLQTDRGLLSEPVAELGQMEYQLLRFFTLLIILLILSSCYLAFRVCSLEQQLSFLNPNLPLRER; from the exons ATGGAGAGTCagaggcagagaaggaaaagacttcaa TGTGTGTCTTGCAGCAGCCTGCTCCAGGCCCTGGATgtgcgagagtgtgtgtgtgtgtacggagCCAACGTGCTGAGCCTGGTGCAGAGCTTGCGCCCGTTGGGGgagagggcggcggcggcgggcggaGCCGGCGCGGCCAGCGGCGCCGGGGCGGTGGAGGCGAGCCGGTCCACCAGGGAGCTGCTCATGACTCTGCCCTGTCCCTCTGCACAGACCGTCAGCAAGTACAACTCCCAGTTCCACAAACTGTTCCAGTGTGTCCCCAAGGACGAGCTCCTCATgaaag TGTACTCCTGTGCTCTCCTCAGAGACATCCTTCTGCAAGGCCGCCTCTACATTTCCAGGAACTGGTTGTGTTTCTATGCCAACCTCTTCGGCAAAGACATCAAG GTGGCCATCCCTGTCGTTTCTGTCAGGCTGGTGAAGAAGCACAAGACAGCCGGCCTGGTGCCCAACGGCTTGGCTATCACCACAGACACGGGCCAGAAG tATGTCTTTGTGTCCCTGCTATCGAGAGACAGCGTCTACGACATCCTGCGCAGGATCTGCACACAccttcag GTCAACGGGAAAAGTCTGAGCTTGAAGCAGTTCATGGAGGAGCCGACCTTGTCTTTG GACGAATTCCCGGCTTCAGACGAGTTGGTCGACGAGTTTCCATCAGTGTTGAAGTGGAGAAGCAAACCCGCGGTGGTGTCCATGTCCGCCTCGCTTCCTGACCTGCTGGGGAACTCCAGTAGCAATCTGAGCTCCGCAGACAAGCCGGTGAAACCAGAGCAGTTACTGGAAG AGAGAGATCTGCAAACAGACAGAGGTCTTTTATCAGAGCCTGTGGCAGAGCTGGGCCAGATGGAGTACCAGCTGCTCAGGTTCTTCACCCTGCT CATTATTCTCCTCATCTTGTCGTCATGCTACTTGGCCTTCCGGGTGTGCAgtttggagcagcagctgtcCTTCCTCAATCCCAATCTGCCTCTGAGAGAGAG GTAA
- the gramd2aa gene encoding GRAM domain-containing protein 2A isoform X4: MKSASQLHPQRQGPGTFREAPLKPRPRPKTNRDAWPGAQQGGARRSQRCVCVFRARSMTEQQEQSEEPGLGSTQDLDPSKEDDGHFRFQMIEELSCEDVKKCYRGSTVSKYNSQFHKLFQCVPKDELLMKVYSCALLRDILLQGRLYISRNWLCFYANLFGKDIKVAIPVVSVRLVKKHKTAGLVPNGLAITTDTGQKYVFVSLLSRDSVYDILRRICTHLQVNGKSLSLKQFMEEPTLSLDEFPASDELVDEFPSVLKWRSKPAVVSMSASLPDLLGNSSSNLSSADKPVKPEQLLEALFSSSCRHATWPSGCAVWSSSCPSSIPICL; the protein is encoded by the exons ATGAAGTCGGCCTCGCAGCTGCACCCTCAACGCCAGGGTCCGGGAACCTTCCGCGAGGCGCCTTTGAAGCCGAGGCCGCGTCCGAAAACAAACAGGGACGCGTGGCCGGGCGCCCAGCAGGGAGGCGCCCGCCGCtcacagaggtgtgtttgtgtgttcagggcCAGGAGCATGAccgagcagcaggagcagagcgaggagccgGGCCTGGGCTCCACCCAGGACCTGGACCCCTCCAAGGAGGACGACGGACACTTCAg gtttcAGATGATCGAAGAGCTGTCCTGTGAAGATGTGAAGAAATGTTATCGCGGCTCG ACCGTCAGCAAGTACAACTCCCAGTTCCACAAACTGTTCCAGTGTGTCCCCAAGGACGAGCTCCTCATgaaag TGTACTCCTGTGCTCTCCTCAGAGACATCCTTCTGCAAGGCCGCCTCTACATTTCCAGGAACTGGTTGTGTTTCTATGCCAACCTCTTCGGCAAAGACATCAAG GTGGCCATCCCTGTCGTTTCTGTCAGGCTGGTGAAGAAGCACAAGACAGCCGGCCTGGTGCCCAACGGCTTGGCTATCACCACAGACACGGGCCAGAAG tATGTCTTTGTGTCCCTGCTATCGAGAGACAGCGTCTACGACATCCTGCGCAGGATCTGCACACAccttcag GTCAACGGGAAAAGTCTGAGCTTGAAGCAGTTCATGGAGGAGCCGACCTTGTCTTTG GACGAATTCCCGGCTTCAGACGAGTTGGTCGACGAGTTTCCATCAGTGTTGAAGTGGAGAAGCAAACCCGCGGTGGTGTCCATGTCCGCCTCGCTTCCTGACCTGCTGGGGAACTCCAGTAGCAATCTGAGCTCCGCAGACAAGCCGGTGAAACCAGAGCAGTTACTGGAAG CATTATTCTCCTCATCTTGTCGTCATGCTACTTGGCCTTCCGGGTGTGCAgtttggagcagcagctgtcCTTCCTCAATCCCAATCTGCCTCTGA